Genomic window (Neodiprion lecontei isolate iyNeoLeco1 chromosome 7, iyNeoLeco1.1, whole genome shotgun sequence):
TTCAACCGTTAGGGAATTCATTTACCATCCATTGATCATCAAAGTGGAGCTTAagacatgtaaaaaaagttttgaattaaacTATATCGAATTGGGTgagtaaaaactttattcaaaaatatggagaaTAAAACATTCCTTGCAAACGTTAAGGAATTTTTATAGAGTTGCGTGCGATAAACCAAAACAATATAATTAGTAGTATCAATCCACAATCCATtcacatgaagaaaaagttacaagcacaatcaaaagaaaataaaaaagatgtacATATCTGAGCATGCAAATCAGGTACAAATGTGTAGGTGCTCATGTAATTTGGTTACATTCACTGTGGTGGGCCGATTGGATTCATCCTGAAATTCGGTCTGCTGCAAGTTTTCACCTACAGATAAGTTACtaataaataacgacaatggaaatacacagaaatgtgtcacacacgatttttctgtaacAGAGCACTTTATAATCTGTAGGTAATTAACCGCTTCGACGACATTGACGCAATAGTGCATCACATCAACGTGTCTTTATGCACACTGAGTTTTCTCTGACCTAAAAGGGATTAATAGTTTCAGATCTTACCAAATAACGTTGGGATACTGCCTTTTCGTaaagttatataatttttacttttcttctgaaAGCAAGAGAGTTCAAAGTGGTCGGAACACAGAAAGCTATCACTTGATGGAGACCACGGACcaatgtttatatttgcgATCCACTGCTTCATAATATCAGGTTCATCCAATGGGAACCTACATAACAAgcaaagtttaaatttattaattcacaCGTTATGTTGCATTGAGTAACGGTACTTACTTGAAGAATGAATAGCCACGTCCATATTCCCTTAATCGGTGACAAGATGAACACTCTGATTTTGGGTTGTCAAATATAGTTGGTACACTgttctttttcaatgtaattag
Coding sequences:
- the LOC124295356 gene encoding THAP domain-containing protein 1-like, with the translated sequence MKRKDWKPNRNSTLCSAHFTNDCFDRTGFLITLKKNSVPTIFDNPKSECSSCHRLREYGRGYSFFKFPLDEPDIMKQWIANINIGPWSPSSDSFLCSDHFELSCFQKKSKNYITLRKGSIPTLFGENLQQTEFQDESNRPTTVNVTKLHEHLHICT